A single region of the Clostridia bacterium genome encodes:
- a CDS encoding HD domain-containing protein: MDELIKNDQKDIYVLAESSANSFVIRVMTIIAGLAIICFGLNELQVFRVPRVIMLVTMLVSFLIFITPLVIFVIHDKLLKKPNSICRHYSFKVIMVTFMYVGIALVGIALSFHAILLLVIPSLMIAQYRYSKKMSVYVFIAALLLVPATVYGSFFIGLPDRNFIKGGLSDEEMLDLAKRFALGTPRRLIEILFHYVFPRMLALICVNLLAIGISKRNAIMLDKQKELMAIAREEMEQKNNMQVHVIEDLAGIIESRDVGTGEHVIRTKKYVGLIARELQKYPKYRDQLTDREIDEIETAASLHDIGKIAIPDTILLKPGRFTPEEFDIMKKHSEKGGEMVNSIFVNLGDRAFLDKAYNIAVAHHERWDGTGYPKGLKGEEIPLSARIMAIADVYDALVSKRVYKDPMAPHDAFKILLEESGTHFDPNIIDIIKGMEKDFYDIATMPIEQAVYPNRRSA, translated from the coding sequence ATGGATGAGTTAATCAAAAACGATCAAAAAGATATTTACGTACTTGCGGAATCAAGCGCAAATAGCTTTGTTATCAGAGTCATGACCATTATCGCCGGTTTGGCGATTATTTGTTTCGGGTTGAATGAGTTGCAAGTTTTTAGGGTTCCTCGCGTGATCATGTTGGTCACGATGCTCGTGTCGTTTCTGATTTTTATAACGCCGCTCGTTATTTTCGTGATCCACGATAAACTTTTGAAAAAGCCGAATTCGATTTGTCGGCATTATTCGTTTAAGGTCATAATGGTGACGTTTATGTACGTAGGGATCGCATTGGTCGGTATTGCGCTTTCCTTCCACGCGATCCTTTTGCTCGTAATCCCTTCTTTGATGATCGCGCAATATCGTTACAGCAAAAAAATGTCGGTCTACGTCTTTATCGCGGCGCTGCTTTTGGTCCCCGCGACCGTCTACGGAAGTTTCTTTATCGGATTGCCCGATCGAAACTTCATTAAAGGCGGGTTATCGGATGAAGAGATGTTGGATCTCGCCAAACGGTTCGCTTTGGGGACGCCTCGCCGCCTGATCGAGATCTTATTCCATTACGTTTTTCCGCGTATGCTCGCTTTGATTTGCGTCAATCTTTTGGCGATCGGGATCTCGAAACGTAACGCGATCATGCTTGATAAACAGAAAGAATTGATGGCGATCGCGCGCGAAGAAATGGAGCAAAAAAACAATATGCAGGTTCATGTCATCGAGGATCTCGCGGGAATCATCGAATCGCGTGACGTCGGTACCGGCGAGCACGTTATCCGAACGAAAAAGTACGTCGGACTTATCGCGCGCGAATTGCAGAAATACCCGAAATATCGCGATCAATTGACCGATCGGGAGATTGATGAGATCGAGACCGCCGCGTCTTTGCACGATATCGGGAAGATCGCGATCCCCGACACCATTCTTTTGAAGCCCGGTCGCTTTACGCCCGAGGAATTCGACATTATGAAAAAGCACTCGGAAAAGGGCGGTGAAATGGTGAATAGCATCTTTGTGAATCTCGGCGACAGAGCGTTTTTGGATAAAGCCTATAATATTGCCGTCGCGCACCATGAAAGATGGGACGGAACGGGCTATCCCAAGGGATTGAAAGGCGAGGAGATCCCGCTTTCCGCGCGCATTATGGCGATCGCGGACGTCTACGACGCGCTCGTAAGTAAACGCGTCTATAAAGACCCGATGGCGCCCCACGACGCTTTCAAGATCCTCTTGGAAGAATCGGGAACGCATTTCGATCCGAATATCATCGATATTATCAAAGGGATGGAAAAAGACTTTTACGACATCGCGACGATGCCGATCGAGCAGGCGGTTTACCCGAATCGCCGTTCGGCGTAG
- the spoVG gene encoding septation regulator SpoVG produces MNITDVRVRLAKSDNGKLKAVASITIDGCFAVHDIKIIDGNNGPFIAMPSRKTPEGEFKDIAHPINPEARALISDSVLRAYQEQLDAE; encoded by the coding sequence ATGAATATAACAGATGTCAGAGTCAGACTTGCCAAAAGCGACAACGGAAAACTCAAAGCCGTCGCATCGATCACGATAGACGGCTGCTTCGCCGTGCACGACATTAAGATCATCGACGGAAATAACGGTCCGTTCATCGCGATGCCGAGCAGGAAGACGCCCGAGGGAGAATTTAAGGATATCGCGCATCCGATCAATCCGGAAGCGAGAGCGTTGATCTCCGATTCCGTTTTGCGCGCTTATCAAGAGCAGCTGGACGCCGAGTAA
- a CDS encoding DUF4363 family protein: MRRLILALSVLLLILAAGIAEQICIVRIYDKMGSSAKEVKCAVEADVRTALPAAKSLQEEWLGKRSFLEAVTPHNETKEMVLRIAELIGYIEAEDDKSATATAAIIVEMCENTPHILGFHWQHIF; the protein is encoded by the coding sequence ATGAGACGGCTGATCCTCGCCCTGTCCGTCCTCCTCTTGATCCTCGCCGCCGGGATCGCGGAACAGATCTGCATCGTCAGGATCTACGATAAAATGGGATCGAGCGCGAAAGAAGTAAAATGCGCCGTGGAAGCGGACGTTCGGACCGCGCTCCCCGCCGCGAAATCTTTGCAAGAAGAATGGCTCGGAAAGCGCAGTTTCCTTGAAGCGGTCACTCCGCATAACGAGACGAAAGAGATGGTTTTGAGGATCGCGGAGCTTATCGGATATATCGAAGCGGAGGACGATAAGTCCGCGACGGCGACTGCGGCGATCATCGTCGAAATGTGCGAAAACACCCCGCATATATTGGGTTTTCATTGGCAACACATTTTTTAA
- the uvrB gene encoding excinuclease ABC subunit UvrB has product MIMDFKLVSPFKPCGDQPQAIEKLAEGVEDGLTTQVLLGVTGSGKTFTMASVIEKVNRPALVIAHNKTLAAQLCNEFRELFPHNRVEFFVSYYDYYQPEAYVPSTDTYIEKELDINDEIDKLRHSATASLCERRDTIVVSSVSCIYGLGAPKEYYSHAVSLREGDEKDRDEVIKKLVGIQYLRADLDFRRGTFRAKGDVLDIFPISSSETAVRVEFFGDSIDRITEFDVLTGKTKLSLKHVNIFPASHYMIGTDTEKILAKINADMLVREKEFIEEGKMIEAQRIRERVLYDTEMIREVGYCNGIENYSRYFDGREPGTPPYTLTDFFPDDFIVFIDESHMTLPQIRAMYNGDRSRKQNLVDYGFRLPAAYDNRPLKFDEFLDRVPQMICVSATPAPYELERAGQVVEQLIRPTGLLDPVVEVRPIEGQIDDLLGEIKKTTAAGYRTLVTTLTKRMAENLTDYLKEQGVKAIYMHSDIVTLERIKTVNALRSGEYDVLVGINLLREGLDIPEVGLIAILDADKEGFLRSETSLVQTIGRAARNVDGRVVMYADVMTDSMKKAIGETERRRKAQAAHNEKYHITPRSVVKKIVNTIEISKPVKETAPKEKLAPKELDRQIELVTALMKRAAASLDFETAIELREQLQALQAARKGR; this is encoded by the coding sequence ATAATAATGGATTTCAAACTTGTCAGCCCCTTTAAGCCTTGCGGCGATCAACCGCAGGCGATCGAGAAACTCGCGGAGGGCGTGGAAGACGGTCTTACCACGCAGGTCTTGCTCGGCGTTACGGGCAGCGGAAAGACGTTTACGATGGCAAGCGTCATCGAAAAGGTCAATCGCCCCGCGCTCGTGATCGCGCATAACAAGACGCTCGCCGCGCAGCTTTGCAACGAATTCAGAGAGCTTTTTCCGCATAATCGCGTCGAATTTTTCGTCTCGTATTACGATTATTATCAGCCCGAAGCGTACGTCCCTTCGACCGATACCTATATCGAAAAGGAACTCGATATCAACGACGAGATCGATAAGCTTCGCCACTCCGCGACCGCTTCTCTTTGCGAGCGGCGCGACACGATCGTCGTCTCTTCCGTCTCCTGCATCTACGGGCTCGGCGCGCCGAAAGAATACTATTCTCACGCCGTTTCCCTTCGCGAGGGGGATGAAAAGGACCGTGACGAGGTGATCAAAAAACTCGTCGGGATCCAATACCTTCGCGCCGATCTCGATTTCCGCCGCGGAACCTTTCGCGCGAAAGGGGACGTTCTCGATATCTTCCCGATCAGCTCTTCCGAGACGGCGGTTCGCGTCGAATTCTTCGGCGATTCGATCGACCGCATCACGGAGTTCGACGTCCTGACGGGGAAAACCAAGCTTTCTTTGAAGCACGTCAATATTTTTCCCGCGAGCCATTATATGATCGGAACGGACACCGAAAAGATCCTCGCGAAAATCAACGCGGATATGCTCGTCCGCGAGAAAGAGTTTATCGAAGAAGGGAAAATGATCGAAGCGCAACGCATTCGCGAGCGCGTCTTATACGATACCGAAATGATCCGCGAGGTCGGCTATTGCAACGGCATCGAGAATTACAGCCGTTATTTCGACGGCAGAGAACCCGGGACGCCGCCTTACACGCTGACCGACTTCTTCCCGGACGATTTCATCGTCTTTATCGACGAAAGCCATATGACGCTTCCGCAGATCCGCGCGATGTATAACGGCGACCGTTCGAGAAAGCAAAACCTCGTGGATTACGGATTCCGACTTCCCGCGGCGTATGACAATCGCCCGCTGAAATTCGACGAGTTTTTGGATCGCGTCCCGCAAATGATCTGCGTCTCCGCGACGCCCGCTCCTTACGAACTCGAACGGGCGGGGCAGGTCGTGGAGCAACTCATTCGCCCGACGGGGCTTTTGGATCCCGTCGTCGAAGTCAGACCGATCGAAGGGCAGATCGACGATCTCCTCGGCGAGATCAAAAAGACGACCGCGGCGGGCTATCGCACTCTCGTTACGACCTTGACAAAGCGTATGGCGGAAAACCTAACCGATTATCTCAAAGAGCAGGGCGTAAAAGCGATCTATATGCATTCGGATATCGTGACGCTCGAACGAATCAAGACGGTGAACGCGCTTCGCTCCGGGGAGTACGACGTCCTCGTCGGCATCAACCTTTTGAGGGAGGGTCTCGATATCCCCGAAGTCGGGCTGATCGCGATTCTCGACGCGGATAAAGAAGGGTTTCTCCGAAGCGAGACCTCTCTCGTCCAGACGATCGGCAGGGCGGCGAGAAACGTGGACGGTCGCGTCGTCATGTACGCGGACGTCATGACGGACAGTATGAAAAAGGCGATCGGCGAGACCGAGCGCAGAAGAAAAGCGCAGGCGGCGCATAACGAAAAATATCATATCACGCCGCGCAGCGTCGTTAAAAAGATCGTAAACACGATCGAGATCTCCAAGCCCGTCAAGGAAACGGCGCCGAAAGAAAAACTCGCGCCGAAGGAACTGGACAGGCAGATCGAGCTCGTTACCGCTTTGATGAAGCGGGCGGCGGCGAGTCTGGATTTCGAAACGGCGATCGAACTCAGGGAGCAACTGCAAGCCTTACAGGCTGCGAGAAAAGGACGATAG
- a CDS encoding DUF421 domain-containing protein, whose product MLTVFIRSIITYVFLLFIMRLMGKRQLSELQPFEFVITLIVAELACIPMSDTSIPLSYGIIPMFTMFILHIAITKLASKNHKFNRFLNGVPVVVISPSGIDHRLLDKLDMNVTDLLHALRAAGYFYPSEVAYAIMETNGTLSVLPKSAFAPVTPNDMKVSVDASEMPYPIICEGATFSENLVITGVGEDSIRTLLERHGIRKSDVLLLTVDKNREVFLQPYKGKAITGETV is encoded by the coding sequence ATGCTAACCGTCTTTATTCGATCGATCATCACTTACGTTTTTCTGTTGTTCATAATGCGCCTTATGGGCAAACGCCAATTATCCGAGTTGCAGCCCTTCGAATTCGTCATAACATTGATTGTTGCGGAACTCGCCTGCATCCCGATGTCGGACACTTCGATCCCGCTTTCTTATGGGATCATTCCGATGTTTACGATGTTTATCCTTCATATCGCGATCACGAAACTTGCGAGTAAAAATCATAAATTCAATCGGTTTTTGAACGGCGTACCCGTCGTCGTCATCTCGCCGAGCGGGATCGATCATCGCCTTCTCGACAAATTGGATATGAACGTGACCGACCTTTTGCACGCGCTTCGCGCGGCGGGTTACTTCTATCCGAGCGAGGTCGCGTACGCGATTATGGAGACGAACGGAACGCTCAGCGTCCTGCCGAAAAGCGCGTTCGCGCCCGTCACGCCGAACGATATGAAAGTCTCGGTGGACGCAAGCGAAATGCCCTACCCGATCATCTGCGAAGGCGCGACTTTCTCCGAAAACCTCGTGATCACGGGCGTAGGCGAAGACTCGATCCGCACGCTACTCGAACGGCACGGGATCCGAAAAAGCGACGTCCTTTTGCTGACTGTGGATAAAAACCGAGAAGTCTTTTTGCAACCCTATAAGGGAAAAGCCATTACGGGAGAAACGGTATGA
- a CDS encoding phage major capsid protein — protein sequence MISLSTADKALKTLYLGVITNQLNTKTNAFLGKIEQSTANVWGKNIVRLVPYGVNGGVGAGSETGDLPAASGNLYVNFTTTLKNLYGTIDISDKALRASENNAGAFVNLLNSEMEGLLKASKFHFSRMLYGNGSGKLGVTVANPGNSDRNLIKFSNVRNFLEGMLIDVYADGQNTPIVSQRRILAVDHNENTVKIDGTAPSELIGANYFATLQNSKDSELTGLESLFNMSGLVYGLNRATYKFLNPYIRANAGAIHSGMIQEAIDKLEEVSASDVDFISTSYDVRRFYLDYLAMSRTNIDYMNLDGGFKAISYNGIPVIAERFVDNGTMYLLSSKDFKIHQLCDWRWLEGEEGKVLTQKPGTATFTATLVKYADMICDKPGGQGKITGITAASA from the coding sequence ATGATTTCTTTATCGACTGCCGATAAAGCGTTGAAGACGCTTTATCTCGGAGTAATCACCAACCAACTCAACACCAAAACGAACGCTTTTCTCGGAAAAATCGAGCAATCCACCGCAAACGTTTGGGGTAAAAACATCGTCCGTCTCGTGCCGTACGGCGTAAACGGCGGCGTAGGCGCGGGAAGCGAAACGGGCGATCTCCCCGCGGCATCCGGCAATTTGTACGTGAACTTTACGACCACGCTCAAAAACCTGTACGGAACGATCGATATCTCGGATAAAGCGCTCCGCGCCAGCGAAAACAACGCGGGCGCGTTCGTCAATCTGTTGAACAGCGAGATGGAAGGGCTTCTCAAAGCGAGCAAGTTCCATTTCAGCCGTATGCTGTACGGCAACGGATCCGGAAAACTCGGCGTCACCGTCGCGAATCCCGGAAATAGCGACAGAAACCTGATCAAGTTCAGCAACGTCAGAAATTTCCTCGAAGGAATGTTGATCGACGTTTACGCCGACGGGCAAAACACCCCGATCGTCTCGCAAAGGCGCATTTTGGCGGTGGATCATAACGAAAACACCGTCAAGATCGACGGAACCGCGCCTTCGGAGCTCATCGGCGCGAACTATTTCGCGACCCTTCAAAACAGCAAGGACTCCGAGCTGACCGGATTGGAATCTCTTTTCAATATGAGCGGTCTCGTTTACGGGCTCAACCGCGCGACCTACAAGTTCCTGAATCCTTATATCCGAGCCAACGCCGGCGCGATCCATTCGGGAATGATCCAAGAAGCGATCGACAAGTTGGAGGAAGTCTCCGCGTCCGACGTGGATTTCATCAGCACGTCTTACGACGTCAGACGTTTCTACCTCGATTATCTTGCGATGAGCCGCACGAATATCGACTATATGAATCTCGACGGCGGCTTCAAGGCGATCTCCTATAACGGAATCCCCGTCATCGCGGAACGCTTCGTGGATAACGGGACGATGTATCTTTTGAGCAGCAAAGACTTCAAGATCCATCAGCTCTGCGATTGGAGATGGCTCGAAGGCGAAGAGGGCAAGGTCCTTACGCAAAAGCCGGGAACCGCGACCTTTACCGCGACCCTCGTCAAGTATGCGGATATGATCTGCGACAAGCCGGGCGGTCAGGGTAAGATCACGGGCATTACCGCGGCTTCGGCATAA
- the uvrA gene encoding excinuclease ABC subunit UvrA, with product MDENLTIKGARQNNLKNIDVSIPKNKLTVFTGLSGSGKSSLAFDTIFAEGQRRYVESLSSYARQFIGRADKPDVDYIEGLSPAISIDQKTTSRNPRSTVGTTTEIYDFMRLLYARIGIPHCPNCGKEIKETSIDQITDSVMAAGEGAKVRVLAPVVRGRKGEYGRQIEGYKKQGFLRFIIDGTDYSADDEIPALDKQLKHHISVVVDRLKIKEGAERRLTDSLEIALKMTGGIVVAETDGKETLYNTKYACPDCDVNIEELTPRFFSFNSPFGACPSCHGIGFRYEADVDLIVKDWNKSVNGGAINNIGWSMESKTVAQTMRALAKKYGFSLDTPMKDLPKKILDIILYGNHGEVFEVDYVTQAFSGSHKTTYEGIVNLINRRYDETDSVFMKFEYERLMRVVPCAACGGKRLRKEALAVTLGEKNIAELCDKSIKDLQIFFDDLALNDREKLISNQVMKEIKARLNFLVNVGLGYLTLSRSSATLSGGESQRIRLATQIGSGLVGVLYVLDEPSIGLHQKDNEKLIAALKRLRDLGNTLIVVEHDEDTIRSADYIVDIGPMAGVLGGEVVATGTPEDIQKSPRSITGKYLSGEMKIEIPKERRKPDGRFLEVLGASENNLHNIDVKIPVGLFTCVTGVSGSGKSSLVGGILYPELTKRLNGAKKVVNGKCKEIRGIENFDKVIDIDQSPIGRTPRSNAATYTGVFNDIRDLFAHSPDAKERGYSSGRFSFNVPGGRCENCSGDGVMRIEMNFLPDVYVPCEVCGGKRYNRETLEVRYKGKNIAEVLDMTVEEACDFFRNIPKIYNRIKTLYDVGLGYIKLGQPATELSGGEAQRVKLATELSKRGTGKTVYILDEPTTGLHSYDVDKLIKILNRLTESGNTVLVIEHNLDVIKVADYIVDLGPDGGDGGGRIVAEGSPEEVAKVPGSYTGEFLKKILS from the coding sequence ATGGACGAGAATTTAACGATAAAAGGGGCGCGTCAAAACAACTTAAAGAATATCGACGTTTCGATCCCGAAAAACAAACTGACCGTTTTTACCGGTCTTTCCGGAAGCGGGAAATCTTCGCTTGCGTTCGACACGATCTTTGCCGAAGGGCAAAGGCGTTACGTCGAAAGTCTCTCTTCTTACGCGCGCCAATTTATCGGCAGAGCGGATAAACCGGACGTCGACTATATCGAAGGGCTTTCGCCCGCGATCTCGATCGACCAAAAGACGACGAGTCGAAACCCGAGATCCACCGTCGGGACGACGACGGAGATCTACGATTTTATGCGTCTTTTATACGCGCGTATCGGCATTCCTCACTGCCCGAACTGCGGGAAAGAGATCAAAGAGACCTCGATCGACCAGATCACGGACAGCGTTATGGCGGCGGGAGAAGGCGCGAAAGTCCGCGTCCTCGCGCCCGTCGTTCGCGGAAGGAAAGGCGAGTACGGCAGGCAGATCGAAGGCTATAAAAAACAGGGCTTTTTGCGCTTCATTATCGACGGGACTGATTATTCGGCGGACGACGAGATCCCCGCGCTCGATAAACAACTCAAACATCATATTTCCGTCGTCGTCGACCGATTGAAGATCAAAGAAGGCGCGGAACGCCGCTTGACGGATAGCTTGGAGATCGCGCTCAAAATGACGGGCGGCATCGTCGTCGCAGAGACGGACGGCAAAGAGACGCTCTATAACACGAAGTACGCCTGCCCGGACTGCGACGTCAATATCGAAGAACTGACGCCGCGCTTTTTCAGTTTCAACTCTCCGTTCGGCGCGTGTCCGAGTTGCCACGGCATCGGTTTTCGTTACGAAGCGGACGTCGATCTGATCGTCAAAGATTGGAATAAGAGCGTGAACGGCGGAGCGATCAACAATATCGGTTGGAGTATGGAATCCAAGACCGTCGCGCAGACGATGCGCGCGCTTGCGAAGAAGTACGGCTTTTCGCTCGACACGCCGATGAAAGACCTCCCGAAAAAGATCCTCGATATCATTTTATACGGAAATCACGGCGAAGTCTTCGAAGTGGACTACGTTACGCAAGCGTTCTCGGGAAGCCATAAAACGACCTACGAAGGCATCGTCAATTTGATCAATCGCCGCTACGACGAAACGGACAGCGTCTTTATGAAATTCGAGTACGAACGCTTGATGCGCGTCGTTCCCTGCGCGGCTTGCGGCGGCAAACGCCTCAGAAAAGAAGCGCTCGCGGTCACGCTCGGAGAAAAAAATATTGCGGAATTATGCGATAAAAGCATAAAAGATCTGCAAATCTTTTTCGATGATCTCGCGTTGAACGATCGCGAAAAACTGATCTCGAATCAAGTGATGAAAGAGATCAAAGCGCGCCTCAATTTCTTGGTCAACGTCGGGCTCGGATACCTTACGCTTTCGCGCTCTTCCGCGACCCTTTCGGGCGGCGAATCTCAGCGCATCCGACTCGCCACGCAGATCGGAAGCGGACTCGTCGGCGTTTTGTACGTTTTGGACGAGCCGAGCATCGGACTCCATCAAAAGGATAACGAGAAACTTATCGCCGCGCTCAAACGCCTACGCGATCTCGGGAATACCCTGATCGTCGTCGAACACGACGAAGACACGATCCGAAGCGCGGATTATATCGTCGATATCGGTCCGATGGCGGGCGTCCTCGGCGGCGAAGTCGTGGCGACGGGAACCCCCGAAGATATTCAAAAATCTCCTCGCTCGATCACGGGCAAGTATCTCTCGGGCGAGATGAAGATCGAAATTCCGAAAGAGAGAAGAAAGCCCGACGGACGCTTTTTGGAAGTCCTCGGCGCGAGCGAAAACAACCTTCATAATATCGACGTAAAGATCCCCGTCGGGCTCTTTACCTGCGTGACGGGCGTCAGCGGAAGCGGAAAGAGCAGTTTGGTCGGCGGGATTTTGTATCCCGAACTAACGAAGAGGCTGAACGGCGCGAAAAAAGTCGTAAACGGAAAATGCAAGGAGATCCGCGGGATCGAGAATTTCGATAAGGTCATCGATATCGATCAATCCCCGATCGGGCGCACGCCGAGGAGTAACGCCGCGACGTATACGGGCGTTTTCAACGACATTCGCGATCTCTTCGCGCATTCTCCCGACGCGAAAGAGCGGGGGTACTCTTCAGGGCGGTTCAGTTTCAACGTCCCGGGCGGCAGATGCGAGAATTGCTCGGGCGACGGCGTGATGCGCATCGAAATGAATTTCCTTCCCGACGTCTACGTTCCCTGCGAAGTCTGCGGCGGGAAACGCTATAACCGCGAAACCCTCGAAGTCCGTTACAAAGGAAAAAATATCGCCGAAGTCCTCGATATGACGGTCGAGGAAGCCTGCGATTTCTTCCGCAATATTCCGAAAATCTATAATCGAATCAAGACGCTTTACGACGTGGGTCTCGGCTATATCAAGCTCGGACAACCCGCGACGGAGCTTTCGGGCGGCGAAGCGCAGAGGGTAAAACTCGCGACCGAGCTTTCGAAGCGCGGCACGGGAAAGACCGTCTATATTTTGGATGAGCCCACGACGGGATTACACAGCTACGACGTGGATAAACTTATAAAGATTTTGAATCGCTTGACCGAGAGCGGGAATACCGTCCTCGTGATCGAGCATAATCTCGACGTGATCAAGGTCGCGGATTATATCGTCGATCTCGGACCGGACGGCGGCGACGGCGGCGGTAGGATCGTTGCCGAGGGAAGCCCCGAAGAGGTCGCGAAAGTCCCCGGCAGTTATACGGGCGAATTCTTAAAAAAGATTCTTTCTTAA
- a CDS encoding terminase family protein — translation MKKKIGQEEIIRKIAEIERLQTFREKHDKLGKYNKEKVHEKQMIFHKCPKRNRWVFGGNRSGKTECGAVEAVWWARGIHPFRQNRKDVCGWVVSPTYEVQREVSQSKILSYLRPEWIEDVTMQSGRKSAPEGGVIDYITIRNVFGGVSRIGFKSADQGRERFQGASLDFVWFDEEPPRDVYEECLMRVMDRKGEIWGTMTPLKGRTWVYDEIFMNRKNNSEIWSITMEWADNPYLDPSEIELLTGAFDEESVQSRRYGKFGDEGGLVYPEFDESIHVVDPFEIPREWYDTISIDPGLHNPLSCHFYAVDYDGNVYVVAEHYESGKDIDHHAKRIHEIADELGWHRDEKGRLRCIIDSAANQKTLASLRSVADLFYEKGVICNTSVDKDLWSGIARVKSWFKERPPRIVIFRNCVHMIREIKGYYWGNGDAPVKADDHAMDELRYYLMSKPRPCAPKKEELTPQARFKNKLLGRRGKNY, via the coding sequence ATGAAAAAAAAGATCGGACAAGAAGAGATCATACGGAAGATCGCCGAAATCGAGCGACTGCAAACCTTTCGGGAAAAACACGATAAGCTCGGAAAATACAACAAAGAAAAAGTCCACGAAAAGCAGATGATCTTCCATAAATGCCCGAAACGCAATCGCTGGGTCTTCGGCGGGAATCGCAGCGGAAAAACGGAATGCGGCGCGGTGGAAGCCGTTTGGTGGGCGAGAGGGATCCACCCCTTTCGGCAAAACAGGAAAGACGTCTGCGGTTGGGTCGTCTCGCCGACGTACGAAGTCCAAAGAGAGGTGTCGCAAAGTAAGATCTTATCCTATCTTCGACCCGAATGGATCGAGGACGTCACGATGCAATCGGGCAGAAAAAGCGCGCCCGAAGGCGGCGTCATCGATTATATAACGATCCGTAACGTCTTCGGCGGCGTCTCCCGCATCGGATTCAAAAGCGCGGATCAAGGCAGAGAACGCTTTCAGGGCGCGTCGCTCGATTTCGTCTGGTTCGACGAAGAACCGCCGCGCGACGTTTACGAAGAATGTCTGATGCGCGTAATGGATCGAAAGGGCGAGATCTGGGGAACGATGACGCCTTTGAAAGGCAGGACGTGGGTCTACGACGAGATCTTTATGAACCGAAAGAACAATTCGGAGATCTGGTCGATCACGATGGAATGGGCGGACAATCCTTATCTTGATCCGTCGGAGATCGAGCTTTTGACCGGCGCGTTCGACGAGGAAAGCGTCCAAAGTAGGCGATACGGAAAATTCGGCGACGAAGGGGGATTGGTCTATCCCGAGTTCGACGAAAGCATCCACGTCGTCGATCCGTTCGAGATCCCGCGGGAGTGGTACGATACGATTTCGATCGACCCCGGACTTCATAATCCGCTGTCCTGCCATTTTTACGCGGTCGATTACGACGGAAACGTCTACGTCGTCGCGGAGCATTACGAGAGCGGAAAGGATATCGATCACCACGCGAAACGCATTCACGAGATCGCGGACGAACTCGGCTGGCATCGGGATGAAAAGGGAAGACTTCGCTGCATTATCGACAGCGCCGCGAATCAAAAGACGCTCGCTTCCCTGCGGTCGGTCGCCGATCTTTTCTATGAAAAAGGCGTCATCTGCAACACGTCGGTCGACAAGGATCTTTGGTCGGGGATCGCGCGCGTCAAAAGTTGGTTCAAAGAGCGACCGCCGCGCATCGTCATCTTTCGGAATTGCGTCCATATGATCCGAGAGATCAAGGGCTATTATTGGGGAAACGGTGACGCTCCCGTAAAGGCGGACGATCACGCGATGGACGAACTCCGATATTATCTGATGAGCAAGCCGCGCCCTTGCGCTCCGAAAAAAGAAGAACTGACGCCGCAGGCGAGATTTAAGAACAAACTGCTCGGTCGGCGCGGGAAAAACTATTGA